Proteins from one Ipomoea triloba cultivar NCNSP0323 chromosome 1, ASM357664v1 genomic window:
- the LOC116020628 gene encoding uncharacterized protein LOC116020628: MATARTPPSSSSPPFQNINGKHHHNTMKQHRITTFFSPKLSIYLVATCAVLLILFQIQSLQTPSSSSSSSPSPRPQWPAFMRRWESLISNTTTTNLNRNDDNNCGKESTILSDQDVGPTETKESSTILSRKSVEPMETKESSTVLSGQGVGPNGAREFLDMDSVARKLRDSVTFLPLKDLRYSNAPLQGHTWFMSAMDDTQEEGEAQYQRFPSTASKGRVLCLRGRDRHDGAWNSYALAWRDALPNNATFLNGLTFVSYNHYDYGNIWHGLSAVVPFISWHIGNRCSSPARWVLYHWGELRAKMSNWLTTLLEATLHAPLNIETFEDGDGYSDDSVACFEDAVVMRHNEGGMSRDKRIETYDLLRCKARMHCNVSLEGRLSEVTGSGRLPVIGMTMFMRTGPRSFKNETAVIGIFEKECRKVEGCRFMVAYSNNLTFCEQVKVMSSTDILISPHGAQLTNMFFMDKNSSVMEFFPKGWLKLAGVGQLVYHWIASWSGMKHEGAWRDPDGDPCPYPDDDRRCMSIYKGGKIGYNETHFSDWAKRVLREVRMRKTEEASKKNGPAANGCSCG; encoded by the exons ATGGCTACTGCTAGAACAccaccttcttcttcttctcctcctttcCAAAATATTAACGGTAAACATCATCATAACACCATGAAACAACATCGGATCACAACCTTTTTCTCTCCGAAGCTCTCCATCTACCTAGTCGCCACTTGCGCCGTTCTTCTCATCCTCTTCCAAATCCAGTCCTTGCAAACTCCGTCCTCGTCCTCGTCCTCGTCCCCGTCCCCACGGCCGCAGTGGCCTGCTTTTATGCGGCGGTGGGAAAGCCTCAtctccaacaccaccaccactaatCTTAACCGCAATGATGATAATAACTGCGGAAAAGAATCAACTATCTTGTCAGATCAAGATGTGGGACCTACGGAGACAAAAGAATCATCCACTATCTTGTCAAGAAAGAGCGTTGAGCCTATGGAAACTAAGGAATCGTCCACTGTCTTGTCAGGACAGGGTGTTGGGCCCAATGGAGCGAGAGAATTTCTGGACATGGATTCGGTGGCCCGGAAACTCCGGGATTCCGTTACGTTCTTACCGTTGAAGGACCTGCGGTATTCCAACGCGCCGCTGCAAGGGCACACGTGGTTCATGAGCGCCATGGACGACACGCAAGAAGAAGGCGAAGCTCAGTACCAGAGGTTCCCATCCACAGCGTCGAAAGGCCGGGTTCTATGCCTGAGAGGCCGCGACCGCCACGACGGCGCGTGGAACTCCTACGCGCTGGCGTGGCGCGACGCGCTCCCAAACAACGCCACCTTCCTCAACGGCCTCACCTTCGTCTCCTACAACCACTACGACTACGGCAACATCTGGCACGGCCTCTCCGCCGTCGTCCCCTTCATCTCCTGGCACATCGGAAACCGCTGCTCATCCCCGGCCAGGTGGGTCCTATACCACTGGGGAGAgctgagggcaaaaatgtcaaattggcTCACGACACTATTGGAGGCCACGCTCCACGCGCCGCTGAACATCGAAACCTTCGAAGACGGCGACGGGTATAGCGACGACAGCGTGGCGTGTTTTGAGGACGCGGTCGTGATGCGGCATAACGAAGGGGGAATGTCGCGGGACAAGAGGATTGAAACGTACGATCTGCTGAGGTGTAAGGCTAGGATGCACTGCAACGTTAGCTTGGAAGGGAGGCTGTCGGAGGTCACCGGCAGTGGCCGGTTGCCGGTCATCGGAATGACTATGTTCATGAGGACCGGTCCCCGGTCTTTCAAGAATGAGACGGCGGTGATTGGGATCTTTGAGAAGGAATGTCGGAAGGTGGAGGGTTGCAGATTCATGGTTGCTTATTCCAACAATCTCACTTTTTGTGAACag GTGAAGGTGATGAGTTCAACAGACATTTTGATCTCTCCCCACGGAGCACAACTTACGAACATGTTCTTCATGGACAAGAACAGCAGCGTGATGGAATTCTTTCCCAAAGGGTGGTTAAAGCTGGCCGGCGTGGGGCAGTTGGTGTACCACTGGATTGCGAGCTGGTCAGGGATGAAGCACGAGGGCGCGTGGCGCGACCCCGACGGCGATCCCTGCCCTTATCCGGACGACGACCGCCGGTGCATGTCTATCTATAAAGGCGGCAAGATTGGATACAATGAAACCCATTTCTCCGATTGGGCTAAACGTGTTCTTCGAGAGGTAAGAATGAGGAAAACGGAAGAAGCTTCAAAGAAGAATGGTCCGGCGGCTAATGGATGTTCATGTGGTTGA